ACATTTGTCACCACAATGACTAAATATGCTTATAGCCCTCCATTAGTCAGCCTGCTGCGTGAGTGGCCcctcactcaaaaaggttgtgcattCCTCATATATAACTACAGAAAAGTACACCCTAAAGTAGAACTCCAGAAAAGTGCACATGTATGATAAAAGATTGAACAAATAAACGAACAgaagtatgaaattattttattcacctTAGACGGAGGTGGTAGTCTAGCTTTTGGTGGCGGTTTCACCCTTTGCGGTAGAGGAGATGTTTGATGTTGCGAGGTTGTTGTTTTTGTTGTGCTCATACTCTGTTGGGATGCAACAGGCGAATGCAGATCCCTTGAAATATGAACACCGGATGAGGACGTTGAAGAATAATTGGACTGGGAGACAATAACTTGTTGCAGCTCAGGTGGAAGTTGAACATGATGTTGACTGCTAGTGTTATTAACACTATAGCTTGATGGATAGTTAGGGCTGTTTGACTGAAATGAACTAGAGTTGATTGAGGGGGCAGCGGGGGTATTTTGACTCACAACCTACaaacataaattgaatttaacaaaacataattttacaacaaacataataaacatttagcaaaataaatatttcaaatttcattaatatcaaTGTAAGGAGTAAAGGAAGAAAAGTTAGGGGTTAGCTTCAAGATAGATAGAAAGagtaaaaagttaatatataatgtcacacattttaatatcaaacaatcATTATCAGAGCTATTCATAGTTTCAAAAAT
The nucleotide sequence above comes from Parasteatoda tepidariorum isolate YZ-2023 chromosome 6, CAS_Ptep_4.0, whole genome shotgun sequence. Encoded proteins:
- the LOC122271068 gene encoding uncharacterized protein: MPATNGPSVGPASLLSQQIPQMQQAVAPQSQSHFDFNQFAKQAEAQIKAAVGVVSQNTPAAPSINSSSFQSNSPNYPSSYSVNNTSSQHHVQLPPELQQVIVSQSNYSSTSSSGVHISRDLHSPVASQQSMSTTKTTTSQHQTSPLPQRVKPPPKARLPPPSKVNKIISYFCSFICSIFYHTCALFWSSTLGCTFL